The following coding sequences are from one Capsicum annuum cultivar UCD-10X-F1 chromosome 3, UCD10Xv1.1, whole genome shotgun sequence window:
- the LOC107866111 gene encoding dof zinc finger protein DOF4.6 isoform X2 produces MDTSQWPQGIGVVKGVEPSSKAVVLPDQRKPRPQKEQAINCPRCNSTNTKFCYYNNYSLSQPRYFCKTCRRYWTEGGSLRNVPVGGGSRKNKRSNNNSNNNNNSSSSNSSSTSSSLSSSKKLLSDLANPNDLNLTYNPISATAAVATTSTAGNFSNFSEFMALPLIHPANSTSSFMPNNLYTSSTGLPNLHDLKSSSLNFSLDGFENGYGSLQGGDQEAKLFFPMDDLKINVSTANDQFEENREQAAADQSNGFWNGMLGGGGSSW; encoded by the exons ATGGATACTTCTCAGTGGCCACAG GGTATAGGAGTAGTGAAAGGTGTGGAACCCTCATCAAAGGCAGTAGTACTACCAGATCAAAGAAAGCCAAGGCCACAAAAGGAACAAGCAATAAATTGTCCAAGGTGCAATTCAACAAACACAAAATTCTGTTACTACAACAATTATAGTCTCTCTCAGCCAAGGTATTTTTGCAAGACTTGTAGAAGGTACTGGACTGAAGGAGGTTCTTTGAGGAATGTTCCTGTTGGTGGTGGTTCTAGAAAAAACAAAAGATCTAACaataacagcaacaacaacaataattctTCGTCATCTAACAGTTCATCCACGTCATCATCATTGTCATCGTCCAAAAAACTTCTTTCAGATCTAGCAAACCCTAACGACCTCAATTTAACTTATAACCCAATATCTGCAACTGCTGCTGTTGCTACTACTAGTACTGCTGGCAATTTCAGCAATTTTTCGGAATTTATGGCTTTACCATTGATCCACCCAGCTAATTCGACATCTTCATTTATGCCAAACAATTTGTACACATCATCAACTGGGCTTCCTAATTTGCATGATTTGAAGTCCAGTAGTCTTAATTTTTCTTTGGAtggatttgaaaatggttatggaAGTTTGCAAGGAGGTGATCAAGAGGCAAAATTGTTTTTCCCTATGGATGATTTGAAGATTAATGTTTCAACGGCGAATGATCAGTTTGAAGAAAATAGAGAGCAAGCTGCAGCTGATCAATCTAATGGATTTTGGAATGGAATGTTGGGTGGAGGAGGATCATcctggtaa
- the LOC107866111 gene encoding dof zinc finger protein DOF4.6 isoform X1 → MHPFDVDLTYHLFPFSFSLPPSNKVVSKPVSFVFTCFSPETTGIGVVKGVEPSSKAVVLPDQRKPRPQKEQAINCPRCNSTNTKFCYYNNYSLSQPRYFCKTCRRYWTEGGSLRNVPVGGGSRKNKRSNNNSNNNNNSSSSNSSSTSSSLSSSKKLLSDLANPNDLNLTYNPISATAAVATTSTAGNFSNFSEFMALPLIHPANSTSSFMPNNLYTSSTGLPNLHDLKSSSLNFSLDGFENGYGSLQGGDQEAKLFFPMDDLKINVSTANDQFEENREQAAADQSNGFWNGMLGGGGSSW, encoded by the exons ATGCATCCTTTTGATGTTGATCTTACAtatcatctttttcctttttctttttcactcccACCTTCCAATAAAGTTGTCTCAAAGCCAGTTTCATTTGTTTTTACTTGCTTCTCCCCTGAAACTACT GGTATAGGAGTAGTGAAAGGTGTGGAACCCTCATCAAAGGCAGTAGTACTACCAGATCAAAGAAAGCCAAGGCCACAAAAGGAACAAGCAATAAATTGTCCAAGGTGCAATTCAACAAACACAAAATTCTGTTACTACAACAATTATAGTCTCTCTCAGCCAAGGTATTTTTGCAAGACTTGTAGAAGGTACTGGACTGAAGGAGGTTCTTTGAGGAATGTTCCTGTTGGTGGTGGTTCTAGAAAAAACAAAAGATCTAACaataacagcaacaacaacaataattctTCGTCATCTAACAGTTCATCCACGTCATCATCATTGTCATCGTCCAAAAAACTTCTTTCAGATCTAGCAAACCCTAACGACCTCAATTTAACTTATAACCCAATATCTGCAACTGCTGCTGTTGCTACTACTAGTACTGCTGGCAATTTCAGCAATTTTTCGGAATTTATGGCTTTACCATTGATCCACCCAGCTAATTCGACATCTTCATTTATGCCAAACAATTTGTACACATCATCAACTGGGCTTCCTAATTTGCATGATTTGAAGTCCAGTAGTCTTAATTTTTCTTTGGAtggatttgaaaatggttatggaAGTTTGCAAGGAGGTGATCAAGAGGCAAAATTGTTTTTCCCTATGGATGATTTGAAGATTAATGTTTCAACGGCGAATGATCAGTTTGAAGAAAATAGAGAGCAAGCTGCAGCTGATCAATCTAATGGATTTTGGAATGGAATGTTGGGTGGAGGAGGATCATcctggtaa